The Kwoniella bestiolae CBS 10118 chromosome 7, complete sequence genome has a segment encoding these proteins:
- a CDS encoding ubiquitin-like protein ATG12 produces MSIPTPDLLSPAIQPPSAESMLANSMITQPTALEALEHYKKKDASKVVVRFKAIGSAPIMKNNVFKATAGHKFQAVILFLRQQLGMKKDEPLFTYINAAFAPAPDDTVGNLYKCFGTEGHLIVNYSNTQAWG; encoded by the exons ATGTCAATACCAACACCAGATCTACTCTCACCAGCTATCCAACCTCCTTCAGCGG AATCAATGTTGGCCAATTCCATGATCACCCAGCCAACAGCGCTAGAGGCGTTAGAGCAttacaagaagaaggatgcgTCTAAGG TCGTCGTCCGATTCAAGGCCATAGGTTCCGCACCAATAATGAAGAACAACGTCTTCAAAGCCACGGCAGGACACAAGTTCCAAGCTGTCATTTTGTTTCTACGACAACAATTGGGtatgaagaaggacgagCCGCTG TTCACATACATCAACGCAGCCTTCGCACCCGCTCCTGACGATACGGTAGGAAACCTATATAAATGTTTTGGCACGGAGGGTCACCTGATAGTGAATTACAG TAACACCCAAGCGTGGGGATAG